In Capsicum annuum cultivar UCD-10X-F1 chromosome 8, UCD10Xv1.1, whole genome shotgun sequence, the genomic window cggttcggtttgattattttgtcggttattttagagtatacccaaaccaaaccaaattagtatcggttttttaaaattcaaaatcaaaccaagCCAAATCTaaccaaatatcaatttttttaatcggCTAGATTTGGATCGTGGTTCATGTACACCCCTAGTCATGACCATTAGGAAATTTTATTGTAGACGCGTCTGTCACTCCTAAATCTTTCGTGGTCTTCATCGCAATTCAGGATATGAAATTTAATGATTATACACAACTTACTATAATTCACCTCATTATAACGGTATTTCACTATaacgatttgatttttttttctgaatttgatttttcatgttaTGTTTAATTGGTTCTCTATAACGACATTCTACCtataataataatgatgcttATTATAGAGGTACACTCTTTATAAAATTATCTCTCTACAACAACatactcaaatattatgtaataattttttataagaaaatgtattatgtataaataaaataccaaaatatttatggtaataATCATTAATGTCATACACTAAGTAAATATCAAGTAAGAatatctaattaaataaattatatttaaatgatgcatatagttatttcataatttcacGATgtgaatgcatatatatatatatatatatatggtctttctaattttttatacttttatttataataGCTAAATTAAATTTGAACGTCGAATGtcagtatacatatataacatcTCTCTATATCAGCCATGAAATCTTCAGACAAGCGTTAGCAACTATAAAAAtgtttgattttaatataatcGGTCAAAATAATAGGGACTAAAATTGAAATTAATACATCAAGTCCGGACAAAATCCATTTTCCCACTTTAAAATaatgttttataaaattatttgccTTCAAATCATCACATGttacaattttttaaattgacTTCTCTAAGAATATAAGAAGACATACGTTCTTCTATATTTGTTTGgattacaatttataaatatcACTTAAATAAGTTGGCCACGCCGAACATCTTGTTATCCCATTATTAGTCAAAATAATGTGTCCTgtaattattaaaagaaaaaaagagccaATCATTTTGTAAAAATAGTGAATCATAAAAGCAACCTCATACCAACAGAAAACTTTTAcaataaaaattcttttaaaaaaataatatgatgaaaACATACATCCTAAAATCACATGCGGATTTAGAATTTATAGAACATGGATGAATAAGTATTTATAGAGCATTGACGAACCactaaaataaagaaggaaaagtACGTTCGGTGAGAATTGAACTCAGTACTCAAGGTTGCACTATTTAGCCTTCGTTTGGCAGGGATGTCAATGCATACTGTATTATGTTGCATTTTCATAAAATAGGTAGGAGAATCTTGAGAAGATTTAGCTACTAGTCcatattgaaaatttattttgtaaaatagacATTACTTTTGTCAAACCCTAGTTTTTTTAGGGTTTTGTGGGTCATAGAtttaagtgtaaaataaaaaaatattttggcactccttatgtatattttatttcttttggaaccccttattattttttaaatacttatttaACCCTACTCTtccattaaatacaaaaaataaattctctctCATCTTCTCTCACTTTACAACATCCGATTCATCTCACATTTCCACCATTTTCACTTTCGAGCTCGCGTGAATCAGCTCCAATTTCGATCTTCAACTTCAGGTAAGTTATATTATTGTTCCGGTTAATTTGTACTCTATattgatggtttttttttttcgaaCTCATTTGTGGCAGGTGAAGTCGATGGagttcaaataaattaatttattttttttgaaaacggGCCTGATTTCACTGAAAGTGGTTGTTTTTAGTTGGTATTTACTTGACTTTTGACGGATAATTGGTGTATATCGATTATCTTTGGCGATTGCATGTTGAAATTTCTTCACTAATTTCGTCGAAATATGGCAAGATAtctaatttttgttaaaaaatttctCCAATGTAAGGGTGTTGTAGAAGAATGTTCATGTTGGGGATTTCTTCATTGTGTATTTGataatttgacccaaaaaaaatttttttgttttgaaaaatggggcttgattttacttataatttgtgtttttaagttggtaGTCGGTTTGTTTGTGCATTGTTTTTGTTGGATTTTAACTTTCCTCGACGATTGCATTGAGTTTTTTGCCACTTTTTCTCGATTTGCATGATAAAAATCTGAATTCTTTTCTGTTTTGTTCAATATAATGGTGATTTAGATGCATGTTCTTGTGGGTGATGGGGTTGTTTTGGAAGAATTTTGTTCTGCAAATTGGCTTTTTTGGTGCTGCAACTGCTACCAGGTTAATAGACTGCGACGTCGATTAGGTATTGTATCTGctgtaaattgattttttttttaaaaaataaggattgattttacttataatttgtgtttttaagttgaTATTCAATTTGTTTGTGCattatttttgttggattttaaCCTTCCTCGACGATTgcattgagattttttttctaatttttctcgATTTGCGTGCTTATAATCTGGGCTCATTCCTATTTCTGTTCAATATAATGGTGATTTGGATGCATGTTCTTGTAGGTGATGGAGTTGGTTTGGAAGAAACTTGTTCTGCAAATTGCCTTTTTTGGTGCTGCAACTGCTATCATGTTAATAGACTGCTAGGTCGATTAGGTATTGTATTTGCTGTTATAGCTGAGAAATATTAGTTTTTGTTCGTAGATCATAACAAATGGCTAGAGGTAACAAACGCAAGGCTGTAGAAGTTGATAGgtctgagaaaagaaaaaataagtagtCGATCAATCGAAAAATAGAAATTGCAGCGAGGAAGCTGTTGAAGCCTCGGTTCGAGATGAGCCGGAGGAAATAGAAATTGAGGCTAGGATAGACGAGGAAGCACTGATCTTGTCTCACTGTGCAAGGTTTTTTTCGTTTGAGAGGTACGACCTCGGCATAGTCCTGGATGATGTCGGATCATTTCCGGCTAAGATATCTGTTAGGTCCCATTTGAAAATgtttaatgaattcaaacaagTCGTGGTTCATCAACATCTGAAGTCTAGATTTAAGAATTCCTGTTTTGGTGGTTTATGGGACCTGCCAGGACATATGAAGTTCAACGGACAGCTTGTCCACTATACACTTCTGCGTCGAGTTGAATCGGACAACAAGCTGTATGAAATGTGGTTCAGCATCAATGCCAGGCTGCATGTTTTGGCCTAAAGGAGTTTGCGCTAATCACGAGTTTACATTGTGGGCGTTATCCCCGTGATTCAAGATATGTCAAAGCGATGGAGGAGGGTGAagcttttttcaaaaagattaCGAAAAAAGGAGTGTAAATGCGAAGAGATTGTTGAAGCTTATTAGAGGTGGGAGGTTGGACAAGGAGGACAAGTTCAAATGCTGCTTGGTTTCGTTTGTGCACTACATATTGCTTACACGCGGCTTGTCAAAATTCGTAGACATAGACACCATCAAGATGGTGGATAACTTGGGCTTCTTTGAGAGATACCCTTGGGGTAAGAAGTTATTTGCCTTGACTCTAGACTATCTAAAGAAGCGGATAAACTTTAGCAGGTAGAAGAAGACATTTGAGACAAAGGTAGTTTCATCGTACGTGCTTTACGAATTTTTCTGGACATTTATGGTATTTGATTATAAACCATTGAAgtagtttattatatattgtAATTCATTTATGGTGTCTATAATATACTTACTCTcagttttatgtttttgtttttcttttgatcaTAGATTTAGATATACGAAGCTTTTTCCGCACTCGACAGGAGAAATGGTAAATCAACTGAAGACCCGCTGCCCATTCCCCGATTGCTCAGATGGAAAACCTCAAAAGGCGATAAACTAATTGAAAGTGATCTATATTTGAACGGATGGAGCACAAAGGTATGAAAATATTCTTTCGCTGAATAATTTTACCAATATTGTGTTGCTAATCAATCACATTTGCCTATTTATTTATAGAGAGTGCACCCGTATCTTATCCCCACAGTCTATGAAATGAAGCAACACTACATGAAAAAGTTTAAGGCATTCACGAACGAACCGAAGGACGTATTCATCGATGGCTTGAAGGCCCATTTAGAGGGTGTGACTGTCATCACCTCATCGGAGGATTGTGAGGATGGGGATGATGACTGGGATTTGGGTGAAAATGTTGTTTCAAGGCATGTCACTAGGGGTGCGGGGACGAGTAAGCCGACAGCATCGAGAAAGACATCGATGATTGAAAATCTGGAAGAGCGCGTGTTTAGACTGGAGGAGTCGATCAAGGACATCACTAATTTTGTGAAAGAGGAGAGGCTGAGGAGAgcagaaaaaagaaacaaaagaagcGAGATGAAGCTGAAGGTAATATCTGCTTTATATATTATAGAAgttgcatattttatataatcttttttacttataataatagaatCTATACCATTCTGTATCAACcgatatcttagtttattataaacggtaaatacttaaaaatacagGTGTACAGGAGCAAAGTCGACATTCAGCGACGAGGGTTGTCCGCGATGACAATGACATTAAAAAAACGCTTCTTGAGGTAGCATCTTTGGAGCAGGCCTCTATCAATGTTGATGAGGTGATGATCCCTGAGGTTGCAGCTGTTGTAGAGAAGGAAAATCTCGATGAAGGGgatgaagagaaagaagaagaaaaaatgaagaaattgtttgtgaagaagaaaacaaagctGATGGATCAGCTGGTGTGGAAAAGGAGGATCATGACGAAGGCAAGCaggatgaagatgataaaaatgagaaaagtgcTTCTTCAGAGAACAATGAAGGAGATGGAGAGAAAGCAGAAGAGAAAAATGCAGAAGaagtagaaaaaagaagaaggagaagaagaacataaagaagaaggaaaaaatgatgcatcAGAAAATGAAGGCATCGCGAAGAACGAAAACAAGAATGAATTTCTGAACATAGATGAATTTCTTAATGGAGTTACTCAGGACATCAACAAGATGCAAGTGGAAGACGAAAATATTGAATGTTTAGacaatgtttaatttttatttgtggctGATTATTTTTATTAGACTAGACAATCTTAACTTTCAACTTTCAGCTTGGGGTGTGTAGAGCTGAACGATTTTAATTTCTAAACTTCTTTTATAGCTTATGATAAacatctttcattttatataatcaaattatcATTGCTTTTAGATGAATGTCATCGTTGATTATAGACTCTGACTAAAAGGTAAAGCATATACAGTAGAGTGTTGTGTAGTCGATGAATGGAAAAGGTAAAccatatataatataagtaaCATGTAGTCGATTAATAAAAGATTCAGAATACATTCAATCCCACCTCACCCCCATTACATCTTTCCAAAAAGCTAAAACTAATAGTAAATCATACACCATAATTTTCatgccctttttttttcttcagccATAGCCAACTTATGTTTAAGTTGATCCCTCTCAATTTCGACGTCTTTCAACAATCCCTTTAAGTGATCAATCTTGTGTACCGATTCTCTATATAATGTCATTAGAAGATCcctattttcttcaaaatatctaAGCCTTTCCAACATTTAAAACTTTGCAATGCCTTGAAATTTTGATGCCTCGAAATCGGAGGGAATCCACTTGAAATAAGAGCATCCACCATTATCctaaaataataaggataaattaataaattgaattatgaaatgaacacaaataaatttttatttaaacaaaaacaaacctTTCCAACCGCACAACTATAGAATTTTTGACCCGAATTTCTGTCGGTTCGTGATGTTTTTTACACCACAGGATTACCACAACGACAAATATAAGAACTTTTAGACGTTTGAGATGACTACgacattgttattgttgatgcaaaacttgaaattcatgaacaaatGAACATGGAGGAGTCCAAAAGGGTCCCTTTAATTAATATAGTAAGGCTACCAAAATCTGACTGTTGAAAAATTCTACCCGTTAGAATGGTACTGTttgagaaaatttaaatggattatcATTTACGTAAAGTCTCTAAAGAATGTTTATGTCTTCTATAATCGACTGTTTCACGTATGAGTTATATACTGATATCAGTGTTGATTGTCCAGTATATTGACATATTATCGATTTAGACTACGGTCGATTATAGATCATTGAGACAATCTATGATCAACTTACTGAATATATGGACAACttaaataaataggaaaaaaaggagaaattaaataaaataaaattataatgtaAATTAGCACCATTAAAACATTGCAAAGCAATTTTGATGCATCAATTGTGACTCCTAATCATTTTTGGacgtgatcaagtgttatctaagACACAACGTAGCCGTAGATCGCTAAAATGAcacaaaaaggagaagaaataaaataaataaaataaatattaatcatccaagCACTAAAGAATGAATACTTATCATGACAAGAGATTAGACTTATCTGATGACCATAAGGAAGGTTGGTGGTTGTCACTTGTGAGTCTATTTTCAAAGGAGGTgggattaaaaaaaaagaagaataaaataaaataaaataaataaatatcattcacGCAATataaagtgactaaatatcataatatgagaTTACAAAATAAATGGACACTCGATCAAATGGGTATAGGGGAGggcaatggtagtaacaaccaatttccTAGAACAGGCATCTCTGTTGAGAAGGTCTTCTTGTTCTCATACACTACTTGTCCATTGAACACTCACAAGTGACAACCACTAACCTTCCTTATGGTCATCAGATAAGTCTAATCTCTTGTCATGATAAGTATTCGTTCTTTAGTGcttggatgattaatatttattttattttatttcttctcatttttgtatCATCTTAGCGATCTATGGCTACGTCGTGTcttagataacacttgatcacgtTCAAAAATGATTAGGAGTCACAATTGATGCATCAAAATTGCTTTACAATGTTTTAATGGTGCTAATTTacattctaattttattttatttaatttctcctttttatcCCATTATTTAAGCTGTCCATATATTCAGTAAGTTGATCATAGATTGTCTCAATGGTCTATAATCGACCGTAGTCTAAATCAATAATATGTCAATATACTAGACAATCAACACTGATGTCAGTATATAACTCGTACGTGAAACAGTCGATTATAGAAGACATAACCATTCTTTAGAGACCCTTTACGTAAATgataatccatttaaattttctccaACAGTACAATTTTAACGGGTAGAATTTTCCAACGGTCAGATTTTGGTAGCCTTACTATATTAATTAAAGGGACCTTTTTGGACTCCTCCATGTTCatttattcatgaatttcaagttttgcatcaacaataacaatgtcGCAGTCATCTCAAACATCCAAAAATTCTTATATTTGTCGTTGTGGTAATTCTGCGGTGTTGAAAACATCACGAATCGACAGAAATCTGGGTCAAAAATTCTACAATGTATGGTTGGaataagaaatgaaaagtcaCGACGGTTGTGGCAGTCGAGTCATTTCAAATCATCGCGTTTCTCGAAGTGTAATAATTGCATTAAACGGTTCAGTGTATGAGGAACAGGATTTCTTTAATAGACTACACGAGCGGTCGAGGATTAACCATATAGTTTAGACTATACCCCATCGACTAAgcattgatatattatatattttgagttcATTGGATGTGTAATGTGTATGGTTGATTTCAGAATTTGGGATGACTGTTTTCAAAAGGATACTTTTTCCAATGcgtcaaattattttgaattcaacATTGTATAAAGAAAACGGTTTGTTCAATAGACAACCAGGTAGGTTTATTATACACTACGTATTGAGTATTTATTCTGTAGACCAAACactgatatattatatattatgaggCTAGTCGATTATTTAAGTCTAGAATCTATTTAGTACGCagtatataatatatgaactGGAAtcgataatacaaaacaaaaaaagtcGATTTTAACGGTAGTTCGgtggttttcaaaacaaaatacACATTACATACTGTCCAGTGCATTTGAAcaaaccaaaaacataaaatacaatgcCAATCATATTATCCTACGTTAAGGCTGCATGTTGTTCTCTTATGTCCCGGCCTTTTGCACTTAGATCACTTGTTTATTTTCTTGTACCTTGAAGGCTCCAACACACCCTTAACGCATTTCATCTTCCTCCTTCTGAGTTTGGGATCGAAATCGGATGAAAGAACTTGCATTTCAAGATACTCTCACGCCACACTTCACTCCAACTCCAGTGGTGCTGCACAAATAGGTTCTAAGTATGCAAGAAGGTATGACTCTTTCAAATATATTTACGAAGAGTAGTTGTAAATGCTAGTGTCGTATTCGTCTCCGTGCTTCGAACGCAACGCTGCCATTACATGAGCGTATGGCAATTTCATCAAGTCGTACTTTCTGCAAGAACATGACCATCTCGAAAGATTAATGTTGGCGCAACGACCATAACCAAGTACGGTGCATTCATCGGTGCTTCTGTTTATGTTGTTCACATATAATTTGTCCCCCTCGATCATGTTTTCCCTCAAGATCGCCTTGGCTACGGGAATGAATGTTATCTTTGAATTGTCCACCTCTGCATACCTCTTcctaaatatttctccaaacctatgtgcaATTGAATTAAAAATGGCCGCCACTAGATACTCTCTTTCATCGCGCAATATTGAGTTGAGCGACTCGGCGATGTTTGAGGTAACGACATTGAATCGATTACCTGGAAAGTGAGTCCGGCTCCACTTTTCAAATCCAACTTCATGCTCGAGGCAAGTTGTTGCGCTAGGGCATCTTTCTTTAAGGGCGTTGAAGTAGTCATTAAATTCTTTCAACGCGTACGCCTTGGCCGCATGGTAGTACAAATAGAGAGAATCAGAACAATGGTAATTTATTTGGAGATTTTCACCGAGATGCCTCATACAAACACCGTGATGCGCAAACAAATAATGCCTTGTGAGGTTGTTGGCTATGCTTACGTGTCTGTCGGAGATAACGCACAGCTCTGGTTCGTCGACGACAAAGgccttaagcttctcaaagaaGAAGCCCCACGACGCATCATTCTCCTTATCCACCACACAATACGCTAAGGGATAAATATGATTCTGCGTATCTTGAACGACAGTGGAAAACAGCACGCCCTCGTACTTGCCGGACAAATGCGTGCCATCAACGGCAACAACCGTTCTCATGTGTGCATATCCACGGATAGAAGCCCCAAACGccataaaatagtaaataaaccTGCCAGACTCCTCATCGACCATGAGGAAATTAATAGACCCGGGGTTGAGGCcgttgaaaatatatataaaaatgcaGGAAACACTACATATCCGTGCCCGGGCATACCTCAAACTATATTCTTCGCAATAACGTCTACCATCCAACACTTCCAATAGCACGGCCTGCAATGTAGCTCTCTAAATATGATCCTCTCAATCTTTTTCGAGCCTGGACCTTTGTTGTCgatgaaaaagttcaaaataagtgAGGAAATGACCTCCACGGTGACATTTTTGTGCTTTTCCGTGACATGATCAACGCCACAAGTATGCTCTCCCATACTTGTGGACATAAAACCAACCCGATTCTCCGATAGCACATGCGCGCACCATCCATCGGCAAGTAGGATCTACGCATCTCACCCTCAAGTATTTCTTTCAACTCTTCATCGTTGTGTAATTGAATGACATTTTCACCGACACCTGCTTCAACAAAAGATTCAACgttttcttatccttgaatgtttGTCCTACAAAAAGATTGGTGCCGTCCGAGAAAGAGTGGCTTCTTTGTGGTTCGAGTGGCCCGTCCTCACCTCCTCCCTACTCctcttcttcataatcttcacTATTATCCCATTCATCACCACCCATGTTATTATATTCCGTTGAAGTATCATCCacagttgggggtgggggtggggatgaCGGTGGGGGTGGGGCTGATGTGGAAGCTTCTTTTCGGGacctttcaacaactttaacccGCAATATAGGTTTGGAGTTATCAGAATCAATGCAAAGCATATATAATTCTACGTGTCTATTATTCCTTATGAACGTTGGATGAATTTTCCCCCTCCCGTTCATTACCACCTCGCTTTGATCACAACTTAATTCACCGCTCTCCATACGCTTTTAACCATATCGGCATATGAATCATTGCGATGAAGGGCAATGCTCACTATCTCCTTAGACGCGGTTTTCCAAACCCAACATTTAGGAGTCTCCTCCCATTCACCAGAAAATATACCACCAACAACCACGTAATCTATAATAGACATAATATACCTCGATAATAGTATTCAATAGACTTGAATATTGGTTTATGCGCCTAGACTTAATAGACTGAGGTCGTCTTCTTCCTAGCTGCTGGTCGTACAGTGCCCGATTGATCCTTTTCGGACGACCATCGAAATAATCCGACGAATTTCAGCTTACAAACAACCTAAGGAGTATTGAAATGTTGCTATTGAGCCAAGAATCGATTTCGAAATATGGGACTGATTTTTTCagctttttgtatgaaaatgaaagaaaaattagagctaaaaataagtaaaaatggcTTACAACAATGGAGATAATGTCACTTTCCGATGGATGCCGAAAAATTCGACGAAAAATGATCGGAAAATCGAGGAAATGACGCAATTGGGTGGTTGCTAATGGATTGGTTGAGAAGCTTTGggatttgttttaattatttatccaatatttatatttttgaagatgGACTAAAGTATAGTTTTAACAAAATTGGGACTAAAATGGGGAAAGGGGCTAAAGTGTAGATTTTATAAGTTGAGTGCTAggtttgcattttattttttgaatccaAAAAAGTGTCTATTttcctaatttaaaaaaaaatggtgtctaAATGTCAAAAAAGGTTTGAGAAGTGGTCATTTTACCAACTCCCCCGAGAATCTTAGTAGCATATACTTGGTTGGCTACCTGAACTCTAACTTGCTAGGGAGGATTCAATTCTGATCCCTGTAAAACATAATGTTACGAGAGATTGCATGTTCACATGCCCCATGTTTTTTACTtaaattcacctatgcttaaaatattgatcaagatCCGTACCATACTACCATTTGACTCTAAAAAAaagttgtgaattttttttttgtaaccgGAAAAGTACACCCCTTTGGGCAAAAACAAAGGATACGTCATTGTCCATTCGGAAAAgaataattaatcaattattgctaggaaaaaaataaaattggagcaCTCCACACACATGTTGAAAATAACTACTCTGATTGAGATGGGCTTGTTGCTTCCAAGAAATTCCTATTATTTACactcttataaaaaaaaattttataaaagacCATgtgttatataaaataaatactatTATAAGTTAAATAGTGGACAATATAGTTGCACTATAAAGTGCAAAATGCAACCTTATCATTCATTCAGACACTTCACAAGTACTTGAGCTAAGAAATTCCTCACTTAAGattcaaaaaaagagaaatgtaccaacaaacaacaacaaccatcTCAGATTCTGATCTTTCCATCCTTGAAAACATCAAATTTCATCTTGTTAATGATTCCGATTTTTCTCAGATCCTTTCAATGTTCGATCCAATAATTAGTAATGTTGATACTATTAATAGCCCGAATTCGAGTTTCGGTAGCTCTCAATCAGCAGTAGAAATGAGCTGGGGAGATATGGTAACTAATATTGATAGTACGTGGGAAC contains:
- the LOC107860651 gene encoding uncharacterized protein LOC107860651; translation: MAFGASIRGYAHMRTVVAVDGTHLSGKYEGVLFSTVVQDTQNHIYPLAYCVVDKENDASWGFFFEKLKAFVVDEPELCVISDRHVSIANNLTRHYLFAHHGVCMRHLGENLQINYHCSDSLYLYYHAAKAYALKEFNDYFNALKERCPSATTCLEHEVGFEKWSRTHFPGNRFNVVTSNIAESLNSILRDEREYLVAAIFNSIAHRFGEIFRKRYAEVDNSKITFIPVAKAILRENMIEGDKLYVNNINRSTDECTVLGYGRCANINLSRWSCSCRKYDLMKLPYAHVMAALRSKHGDEYDTSIYNYSS